The genomic DNA ATTATGCTGAACGACTCTCCAATGCTCTAGGAACCGCAAAGATTTACCTCAAACGGGAGGATCTCTGCCATCTCGGTGCCCACAAGATCAACAACACTCTCGGCCAGATCTTACTTGCAAGAAGGATGGGCAAGACAAGAATAGTTGCCGAGACCGGGGCAGGACAACATGGAGTCGCAACCGCTGCTGCTGCTGCGGCCCTAGGTCTCGAATGTGTTGTATACATGGGGGCAAAAGATGTTGTTCGTCAGTCGCTCAATGTTTATCGAATGAACCTCTTTGGAGCGAGGGTAGTTCCTGTCGAGACTGGTTCGCAGACATTGAAGGATGCGATCAATGAGGCATTGAGAGATTACGCAGCGAACAGCGAACATACTCATTATGTTATCGGCTCGGTGGTTGGTCCTCACCCGTATCCAACAATAGTGAAAGAGTTTCAATCGGTCATTGGCAAAGAAACCAGAGCACAGATCATCCAATTGGAAGACCGGCTACCAACCCATGTAGTAGCCTGTGTTGGTGGAGGTAGTAATGCGATCGGCATCTTCAATGCGTTCGTCGATGACCCTGTGAAGTTGGTGGGTATCGAAGCCGCTGGCAAGGGACTTGAATCAGGTCGGCACAGTGCGGCCATAGGCAGAGGCAGACCCGGTGTTCTCCACGGACAGAAGAGTTACTTTTTGCAGGATGTAGAGGGACAGATCATTGAGACCCACTCGATCGCTGCGGGACTCGATTATCCGGGGGTTGGCCCGGAGCATGCATTTCTGAAAGCAACAGGAAGGGTGGCCTATGATAGTGTGACCGATGCTGAGGCATTGAAGGCGTTTCATGATCTCTCTCGAATAGAGGGGATACTACCTGCTCTGGAGAGTTCTCATGCAATTGCATATGTTCAGCGGATTGCGAATGAGTTGACTTCTGACGACATAGTTGTGGTCTCGCTTTCCGGAAGGGGCGACAAGGATGTCTTAACATTCGCAGAAAAAAATGGAGGGATTAAAAATTAGTTCTATTGATCGGTTGGCACGAGTATTTGAAACAGGCAAAGGCGTATACATGGCCCATGTCTACTACGGAGACCCTAGCAGTGAGTTTTCTCAGAGGCTCATTCAAACACTGATCACAAACGGTGTAGACATCATCGAATTTGGCATTCCATTTTCAGATCCCACTGCCGATGGACCAGTATTTCAGAGAGCCTGTTATAGGGCCCTACAAAATGGAATGACTCCAGCAAAGGCATTAAGGGGGATTCGGCTCATTCGAGAGGCAAACAAGACAGTACCAATCGTTGTGACGACTTATTACAACATAGTCTTCACGAGAGGCACTGACACGTTCTTGGCCCAAATTAGTGAGGCGGGGGCCGATGCATTACTCATCCCAGACATACCACTTGAAGAGAGCTCCGAACTCTTGAGCCGAAGTAAGGAACATGATATCCATCTGATTCAGATGATCAGTCCACGCACCTCTGATAGTCGAATGCAAAAGATCATGGCACAGGCACGGGGTTTTGTGTATGCAACCGCAGTTCCCGGAGTCACCGGGGTCAGAGAGAGAGTACAAGACGAGACCCTCTCCTTTGTCAAGAGAACAACACAATACTACGATATCCCTATCCTTGTTGGTTTCGGAATCTCGCGCCCTGAGCATGTCACACCTATCATAGGAGCTGGGGCAAGAGGAGTGGTCACAGGAAGTGCGGTATGTAAGATCTACGAACGCCAACTAGACGATCCGGATGCTGCGCTTGGAGAGATCGGGAATTTTGTGGCCAGTATTTCGCAGGCCTGTTCTCAAAGCTAAGGGGGCGAGGCCTCAATGAAATTATGCCTCACCGTCACCGGATCGACTTACGAGGACTGCAAGAAAATCATGGAATCAACAAGTGCAGATCTCTTTGAGCTTCGTCTTGATTATTTCAAACACAACCAATCTTTTGATGAATTGTTCAGTGCAGTTGATAGACCAATTATAGCAACTAATCGACCGATCACAGAAGGTGGCATGTTTCACGGTTCAGAAAATGAGAGATCCCGGATACTCTTGGATGCAATTGATTCGGGCGCCTCGTTTGTGGACATAGAATTTGATGCCGATCCACAAGTGCGTCAGAAGATCATGGGACAGGCTGAGTCGGAAGACTGCAAGGTCATTTTGTCAAAACATTTCTTTGACAGGTCTCCTCCGGTTGATCACCTTCACAAATTATTAATCAAAATGTCCAAAGAGAATCCATATATTATTAAAATAGTTACTATGGCTGAGACCGCCTTAGACTGGCTGAGGGTCCTTAATCTCTATGAGTACAGGACTCAGGATGATCCACAATTGATCGCTTTCGCAATGGGGGAAGCCGGTCGTATATCGAGAATCGCGGCACTCTATCTTGGTGCTCCGTTCATGTACGTCGCAAGTAACAGGTTCAGCAAGGTTGCACCGGGACAGATCGTACTGGGGGAAATGAGATCGATTTTGAAGGGGCTGAATTCATGAAGCGACTACTCTTGATAGGCAATCCTGTTGCTCACTCCATGAGCCCGGTCATGCAAAATGCTGCACTCAAGGCCATGCAGTTAAATAATGAATATTATTATGAGACCCTAGAGATATCGGAGAGCGGCTTGAGAGAGATCGTCCACGCGATATCTATCGGGGAGATCGCAGGTGCAAACGTCACTGCCCCCTACAAGACACGGATTCTTCAGTACCTCACACGAGTTGAGTCACCCGCCCATATGTTTGGCTCGGTAAACACACTCTTCCGTGAAGGGACTTCTGTAGTCGGTTGCTCTACGGACAGTACTGGTTTTCTGAAAGCGCTCTCGGAGCATGGTCTCAAGCTAAACAAGGTTAGAACGTTAATCATTGGCGCCGGAGGTGCTGCAAGAGCAGTTGCGTTCGCATTGGCTCAATCGTCGGCCTCTGAACTGATCATTCTCAATCGGACTGTAGACAATGCAAGAGTCTTGGTCGCCACGCTCAAGCATCACTTTCAGATAAAGGCCGAGTATGGTCTGCTTGCGGATTATGAACAGTATCTCTCCCAAATTGATCTCCTCATCAACTGTACCCCTTTGGGAATGAAGGGGGCTTACGAGAGGTACTCGCCAATACCGGCCATCCCTACTACATGTGATAATCTCACAGTCATGGATCTTGTATACAATCCCAAACAGACCAAGCTTCTCGAAATTGCAAGAGAGGCAGGTTGCAAGACCATAGATGGTATCTCCATGCTTGTTCACCAAGGTGCGGAATCACTTCGGATCTGGACAGGAGAGTCACCACCAGTCGCGGTCATGAGAAATGCAGTAGAGAGATCACTACGACAAGGAGGGCCAAACAGTTGAGAAACATAGGACTGGTCGGATTCATGGGGACGGGCAAGACTGTGATCGGAAAGGCCTTGGCCAGTAGGCTCGGGCTTCAATTCTTTGACACGGACCAGTTCATCGAGAAAATGACAGGGAAAAGTATCACTGCGATCTTCGAGCAGAACGGAGAACAGCAATTTCGCAGGCTTGAAGAGACCGCTGTTGAAAGACTGAGCAGACTACAAGCGGTGATCAGTTACGGTGGTGGAGTTGTTCTTAGTCCAGTAAATCGAGAGAGGCTCAAGAACCGTTCTTTTATTATTTTATTGCGAGCAACACCCGCCACGATTCTACGCCGATTGAGAGAGGATCAGACACGCCCCCTATTAGACAGCAGAAAGACCGTCGATCAAATTGCAGCGATGATGAACAAACGACATCCGTTCTATGAGTCAATGAATGACTATTGTATCGACACCGATGGAAGAGCCATTGATGAAATTGTCGAAGAGATAATAGAGAGAGTGGAATGAGCTATGAGAGTTGTCGTTAGCAGGTCTCAGATAGATGGAAAAGTGAAAGCGCCCCCATCGAAGAGTTACATGCATCGAATGATAGTGGGAGGTCTCCTCTCATCAGGAACTACACAGATCCACAATCCACTATATTGTGATGACACGATTGCCACAATCTCTGCTGCAAGCGCAATGGGAGCGGTTATCAAAAAGGACGATCAAACTTGTATTGAGAGCACAGGAATTTTGAGAGAGCCATCAAGACCTGTTGATTGCAGAGGCTCAGGAACGACTCTCCGATTCTTTACAGCACTGGCGGCAATAACCGAGGGCAAGACGACCCTTACAGGCGATGAAACACTCATGCGACGACCAATGGGGGCATTGGTGTCAGCTCTGAGACAACTCGAAATAAGGCCAAGGACGATCAATACTCGTGAAGCATCGCTGATAGAGATCGCAGGTACTTCGGTCCGAGGTGGAGAGGTGGTCATTCCGG from Candidatus Thorarchaeota archaeon includes the following:
- the trpB gene encoding tryptophan synthase subunit beta, giving the protein MAQKTYFGEFGGQYVSEVLMPALEELEMQYERIARSREFQKELEYYLHYLVGRPTPLYYAERLSNALGTAKIYLKREDLCHLGAHKINNTLGQILLARRMGKTRIVAETGAGQHGVATAAAAAALGLECVVYMGAKDVVRQSLNVYRMNLFGARVVPVETGSQTLKDAINEALRDYAANSEHTHYVIGSVVGPHPYPTIVKEFQSVIGKETRAQIIQLEDRLPTHVVACVGGGSNAIGIFNAFVDDPVKLVGIEAAGKGLESGRHSAAIGRGRPGVLHGQKSYFLQDVEGQIIETHSIAAGLDYPGVGPEHAFLKATGRVAYDSVTDAEALKAFHDLSRIEGILPALESSHAIAYVQRIANELTSDDIVVVSLSGRGDKDVLTFAEKNGGIKN
- the trpA gene encoding tryptophan synthase subunit alpha; protein product: MARVFETGKGVYMAHVYYGDPSSEFSQRLIQTLITNGVDIIEFGIPFSDPTADGPVFQRACYRALQNGMTPAKALRGIRLIREANKTVPIVVTTYYNIVFTRGTDTFLAQISEAGADALLIPDIPLEESSELLSRSKEHDIHLIQMISPRTSDSRMQKIMAQARGFVYATAVPGVTGVRERVQDETLSFVKRTTQYYDIPILVGFGISRPEHVTPIIGAGARGVVTGSAVCKIYERQLDDPDAALGEIGNFVASISQACSQS
- the aroD gene encoding type I 3-dehydroquinate dehydratase; protein product: MKLCLTVTGSTYEDCKKIMESTSADLFELRLDYFKHNQSFDELFSAVDRPIIATNRPITEGGMFHGSENERSRILLDAIDSGASFVDIEFDADPQVRQKIMGQAESEDCKVILSKHFFDRSPPVDHLHKLLIKMSKENPYIIKIVTMAETALDWLRVLNLYEYRTQDDPQLIAFAMGEAGRISRIAALYLGAPFMYVASNRFSKVAPGQIVLGEMRSILKGLNS
- the aroE gene encoding shikimate dehydrogenase, with product MKRLLLIGNPVAHSMSPVMQNAALKAMQLNNEYYYETLEISESGLREIVHAISIGEIAGANVTAPYKTRILQYLTRVESPAHMFGSVNTLFREGTSVVGCSTDSTGFLKALSEHGLKLNKVRTLIIGAGGAARAVAFALAQSSASELIILNRTVDNARVLVATLKHHFQIKAEYGLLADYEQYLSQIDLLINCTPLGMKGAYERYSPIPAIPTTCDNLTVMDLVYNPKQTKLLEIAREAGCKTIDGISMLVHQGAESLRIWTGESPPVAVMRNAVERSLRQGGPNS
- a CDS encoding shikimate kinase; amino-acid sequence: MRNIGLVGFMGTGKTVIGKALASRLGLQFFDTDQFIEKMTGKSITAIFEQNGEQQFRRLEETAVERLSRLQAVISYGGGVVLSPVNRERLKNRSFIILLRATPATILRRLREDQTRPLLDSRKTVDQIAAMMNKRHPFYESMNDYCIDTDGRAIDEIVEEIIERVE